In a single window of the Nilaparvata lugens isolate BPH chromosome 1, ASM1435652v1, whole genome shotgun sequence genome:
- the LOC111055153 gene encoding ataxin-2-like protein → MNSKRKSRVIPGRSPRPGRPERNVAAEGVYNNSLFMHSITGHIGNTVIVLTQYGEAYEGIFRTFSSNFDIVIEMAHKVNETRPNSFDPRTVVDKLIFRPQDILSMSLKDVDLEFATKDTFQTDTAISKFNGQVGERELEPWEGPGCNGDEFELDGATANGWDVNDMFKKNEQMCGVTSTFDHAMPGYTTQIQRGDSTDYRDAEARATKIANEIENNPTYKARLELENGENEEEKFAAVTRPANDNGFSDKYVLPAKRKHNQQAGKATASRPPSSVASKPHHNHHPPPTPTPPPPSPPQVRNGDATSAPTVPKPQRSSTAIRTRRSYNSADVNNARYEPPTQPQQTTTQQQQQQQQTTTVATRTVAATTTSASSTTNTDNKTTTAVTTQSVQTTAVTVQTSTSDGHRISAHTNRGRGKQLNELKNFKEDFKLKEPADDRNKTTTESTANVATNDVDSEPTNKDQPTTPDVDKMTSTLKKSNLNPNAKEFVYNPNAKPLIARSPSTPTPSRPHTPQTPSWSQATPPLPPPHATMVMPAAYGFTTAQPAYNAAPNQSNRYRKVQMTMPSQMQVAAATGQPLLAPMHSHAHFTMPYSPQGHITPQPYQQMVQMVAQQGSGAMVPIMSTAINYHHHSGTGGGPGPGPQMQFIGPHTHHPYHGHGHGHGHGHPPPGASPDQAGQSQTSGGGYHSLGGAGRSNGSTSGSGSGSGRGGGSGSGNYPPPPHQRGPPPHTPPTHTFPMLSPILPDAPPPPPPPYHMMAAAQGTMQGYIHHHHNGPVGSQQPQHIQVIPHSQ, encoded by the coding sequence ATGAACAGCAAACGAAAAAGTCGTGTGATTCCCGGAAGATCGCCAAGGCCTGGGAGACCTGAAAGAAATGTAGCTGCCGAGGGTGTCTACAACAATTCTCTATTCATGCACTCAATCACTGGACATATTGGAAACACAGTTATTGTTTTAACACAATATGGAGAAGCCTACGAAGGCATTTTCCGCACATTTTCAAGTAACTTTGATATCGTCATTGAAATGGCTCACAAGGTGAATGAAACTCGTCCAAATTCTTTTGATCCGCGAACAGTTGTTGATAAACTAATTTTCAGACCACAAGACATCCTGTCTATGTCATTGAAGGATGTAGACTTGGAGTTTGCTACAAAAGACACGTTCCAAACAGACACAGCGATTAGTAAATTCAATGGTCAAGTTGGTGAACGTGAGTTGGAGCCTTGGGAAGGCCCAGGCTGTAATGGTGACGAATTTGAACTTGACGGCGCAACCGCAAATGGGTGGGATGTGAACGACATGTTCAAAAAGAATGAGCAAATGTGTGGAGTTACATCGACATTCGATCACGCTATGCCTGGGTACACAACACAGATCCAAAGAGGAGACTCAACAGACTACAGAGATGCCGAAGCTAGGGCGACTAAAATTGCGAATGAAATCGAGAACAATCCGACGTACAAGGCGCGTCTGGAACTGGAGAATGGTGAGAACGAAGAGGAGAAATTTGCAGCGGTTACTAGGCCTGCCAACGATAATGGCTTCTCCGACAAGTATGTACTGCCTGCTAAGCGAAAGCACAACCAGCAGGCGGGCAAAGCTACCGCCTCCAGACCTCCATCTTCCGTCGCCTCCAAACCTCACCACAACCATCATCCACCCCCAACGCCCACACCACCTCCTCCGTCTCCACCGCAGGTACGCAATGGTGACGCCACCTCCGCACCAACCGTGCCCAAGCCTCAGCGTTCCAGTACGGCCATTCGCACACGTCGTTCGTACAATTCGGCTGACGTTAACAACGCAAGATATGAGCCACCGACACAGCCGCAGCAGACAACGacacagcagcagcagcagcagcagcaaacAACGACCGTTGCAACTAGAACTGTAGCTGCCACGACTACATCTGCGTCTTCGACAACGAATACTGACAATAAAACAACTACAGCCGTGACTACACAATCTGTGCAGACTACTGCGGTTACAGTGCAGACCTCCACTTCTGATGGCCATCGTATCTCTGCTCATACAAACAGAGGTCGCGGAAAACAGCTGAATGAATTGAAGAATTTCAAGGAGGATTTCAAGCTCAAGGAGCCAGCAGACGATCGAAATAAGACGACTACTGAGTCCACTGCTAATGTAGCTACCAATGATGTTGATTCTGAGCCGACAAACAAAGACCAACCAACCACACCAGATGTCGATAAAATGACTTCGACACTCAAGAAATCCAATTTGAACCCTAACGCCAAGGAGTTTGTCTATAATCCCAACGCCAAGCCATTAATAGCACGTTCACCAAGCACTCCTACTCCGTCTCGACCGCATACTCCACAGACCCCCAGTTGGAGTCAGGCCACTCCGCCTCTTCCTCCACCTCACGCCACCATGGTTATGCCTGCCGCATACGGGTTCACTACTGCTCAACCTGCCTACAATGCAGCTCCTAACCAGTCCAATCGATATAGGAAAGTACAAATGACTATGCCATCGCAGATGCAAGTTGCTGCGGCCACAGGACAGCCCCTGTTGGCTCCCATGCACTCTCATGCCCACTTCACCATGCCTTACTCACCTCAAGGCCATATTACTCCGCAGCCCTACCAACAGATGGTGCAGATGGTAGCTCAGCAGGGCAGTGGTGCAATGGTGCCCATCATGTCCACTGCAATCAACTACCACCACCACTCTGGTACTGGAGGCGGACCAGGCCCCGGCCCACAAATGCAGTTCATAGGGCCGCACACGCACCACCCGTACCACGGTCACGGACATGGACACGGTCACGGACACCCGCCTCCTGGCGCTTCTCCCGACCAAGCGGGCCAGTCGCAGACTAGCGGTGGCGGATATCACTCTTTGGGTGGAGCTGGCAGATCTAACGGATCTACTAGCGGTAGCGGCAGCGGTAGCGGTAGAGGTGGCGGTAGCGGAAGCGGAAACTATCCGCCTCCGCCTCATCAGAGAGGTCCACCGCCGCATACTCCCCCAACCCACACCTTCCCCATGCTGAGTCCCATTTTGCCGGATGCTCCGCCTCCACCCCCTCCGCCTTATCATATGATGGCCGCCGCTCAAGGCACCATGCAGGGCTACATTCATCACCACCATAATGGCCCAGTTGGAAGTCAGCAGCCTCAACATATTCAAGTTATTCCTCACAGTCAATGA
- the LOC111055154 gene encoding uncharacterized protein LOC111055154, with the protein MKMDSSNDNTFIPLAKPNENIGKQVTTKTEKTIIEPVNRSIDPVDNEIEHLENTVAQDNPHLIADNDIQTEKLDGQLENLGESDPLLENKMVQGIRLEGNVDDDAVKLPENELNSKSVYLDLGEPDMIVEDEVGAADDNETIDGSSEKLTKSLVSFGNSEELETQDDMQGVTVTHFDSNAGNEDSVYVWSQEMEDNARFMDSASETFSRMSIKSMPSADSILHGSDELITSGKQRVCKKASWPRRVSISDDPPALYLTEASQSADQLSVDEQEPFDVKVRRESELTAAVFKDQVKKMQMTTEKQSLSDEEMTAPDEDNQQSHTCQAN; encoded by the exons ATGAAGATGGATTCAAGTAACGATAATACATTCATCCCACTTGCAAA gcctaatgaaaatattggaaaGCAAGTGACTACCAAAACggagaaaacaataattgagcCTGTTAATCGATCAATTGACCCTGTTGATAACGAGATTGAACACTTGGAGAATACAGTGGCACAAGACAATCCACATTTGATAGCTGATAACGATATTCAAACTGAAAAACTTGATGGCCAATTAGAAAATCTTGGCGAATCCGATCCATTACTTGAAAACAAAATGGTTCAAGGAATACGTTTAGAGGGGAATGTTGATGACGATGCTGTCAAGTTACCAGAAAACGAACTTAATTCAAAATCTGTCTATCTAGATTTGGGAGAACCGGACATGATTGTTGAGGATGAAGTTGGTGCAGCTGATGATAATGAAACAATTGATGGCTCATCAGAAAAGCTAACGAAATCTCTTGTCTCGTTTGGCAACAGTGAAGAGCTCGAGACTCAGGATGACATGCAGGGGGTGACAGTAACTCATTTTGATAGCAACGCGGGAAATGAGGACAGTGTGTATGTGTGGAGTCAGGAGATGGAAGACAACGCACGATTCATGGACTCGGCCAGTGAGACTTTCAGCAGGATGTCGATCAAGTCGATGCCATCAGCTGACTCGATCCTGCACGGCTCCGACGAGTTGATTACGTCAGGCAAGCAGAGAGTGTGCAAGAAGGCGTCCTGGCCTCGGAGGGTGTCGATCAGTGACGACCCCCCGGCCCTCTACCTCACCGAAGCCTCGCAGTCAGCTGATCAGCTGTCGGTAGACGAGCAGGAACCTTTCGATGTGAAGGTGCGACGTGAAAGCGAGTTGACCGCCGCTGTCTTCAAGGACCAGGTGAAGAAAATGCAGATGACCACTGAGAAACAGTCTCTCTCCGACGAGGAGATGACTGCGCCAGACGAGGACAACCAACAATCTCATACCTGTCAGGctaattga